The sequence GTGGAGAAATTTTCTATAAGGGGAGAGATATTAGTAAGTTCTCTAAAGATGAAATTTGGGAAAGTAGACAACATATACAAATGGTATATCAAGACCCTGGGGCTTCTTTTAACCCTAGAATGAAAGTAGTAGATATCTTAACTGAACCACTTATTAACTATGACAGGTTGAAAAAGGAAGATAAAGAAAAAAAGGCTATTGAGCTTCTTGAAATGGTTGACCTACCAGAAGATTTTATTCATAAATATCCTCAAAATATGAGTGGTGGACAAAAACAAAGAATTGGTATAGCAAGAGCTTTATCACTAGAGCCTGAAATTTTAGTCTGTGATGAGGCTACATCTGCTCTTGATGTTTCTATACAAAAAAATATAATTGAGCTTTTAGTGAAATTACAAAAAGAAAGAGACTTATGTATAGTTTTTATTTGTCATGATATCGCATTAGTTCAATCTTTTGCTCATGAAATTGCAGTTATGTATTTAGGTAATGTTCTAGAAGTCTTACCTGGAGAAAGATTAAAAGATAGTGCCTATCACCCATATACAAAAGCTCTTTTAAGTTCTTTATTCTCTATCAATATGAATTTTTCTGAAAAGATAGCTAGTATTGAAGGAGATGTACCTAGTCCTATTAGCTTACCTAGTGGTTGTGTATTTCAAGGGCGTTGCAAATTTGTAAAAGATAAATGTAAGGGACAAAAACCTACTTTAGAAAATATTAATACAAAGCATGAAGTTGCTTGTTATTTTACAAAAGAAATAAATAATTTATAATTTTATTAATTACACCAGAAATCTTATAGTTAAGATTAACTCCTTAACTTGACCATAAGATAATGGTGTTTTTTTATTACAAAAAAATACTAGACACACATTTCTGTATCTAGTATTCTTAACTTTAAAAAGGGGTATCAATATAATTTTTTAGAACTTGTAATTTAATCTCACTCCATAGTTTAATTGAGATTTCTTGTAACCTTGATATTCAGCTCTAAATGTTATTCCATATGCATTTTCTTTTTCTAAACCTAATTCAGCTCCTACTGCTACTCTTGCTCTTCTTCTTTCTGGTTTAGATAAATCATAATATCCACTTGAAGCATTTTTCATCTTAGCTTGATTTACTCCATGATACAATTTTGCCACATCATAACTGAATTCTGTATCTGCTTTTGCAAATACTTGATGTGTTGCTCCTAATGGCAATACATATTTTGTTTCAACACCAACATTTGGAGTTATTACAAAGTAATCTTTACCTTTTACTTCTAATGGTAAACCTTCATTCTTTTCTTTTATATTAAAGATATGGCCATAAGACATGTCAATACCAGTATATGGTTTTACCATCCAATTTGTATTTATATCATAGTCATAAGAAATTATATTTTTCCAAGAT is a genomic window of Fusobacterium nucleatum containing:
- a CDS encoding ABC transporter ATP-binding protein, whose amino-acid sequence is MVRDLSKNNELILEARNVTKQFKVSKNNTLTACDNINLSMYKGKTLGIVGESGCGKSTFLRMLMNLEKISSGEIFYKGRDISKFSKDEIWESRQHIQMVYQDPGASFNPRMKVVDILTEPLINYDRLKKEDKEKKAIELLEMVDLPEDFIHKYPQNMSGGQKQRIGIARALSLEPEILVCDEATSALDVSIQKNIIELLVKLQKERDLCIVFICHDIALVQSFAHEIAVMYLGNVLEVLPGERLKDSAYHPYTKALLSSLFSINMNFSEKIASIEGDVPSPISLPSGCVFQGRCKFVKDKCKGQKPTLENINTKHEVACYFTKEINNL